In Dioscorea cayenensis subsp. rotundata cultivar TDr96_F1 chromosome 11, TDr96_F1_v2_PseudoChromosome.rev07_lg8_w22 25.fasta, whole genome shotgun sequence, a single genomic region encodes these proteins:
- the LOC120272250 gene encoding COBRA-like protein 1 → MMLLLIYLKVLVLIVLLVNTWNVADCYDPLDPNGNISITIDIYQWTPDGYQARVTIQNYYQYRHVEKPGWALGWRWINKEVIWSMTGAIATHQGDCSNFTTRVPYCCKENPVLIDLTPEAPPETRTANCCRSGVLTASAIDMPNSLSYFDMIIGHLDGKPNVQIPHNLTLLAPSIGYTCSPLVDSTPTTVIVDGGLRKEQAFRTWKSACTYSSFVAKKSPACCVSLSTFYNTRITPCPACSCDCGTVGNVPPQCTGEGSVKPPLERDIQLNRYIGCTDHMCAVRVHWHVKSNYKGHWRVKVTVSNYDFVNNHSNWNLVIQHPSFNQSLQTFSFNYTKLPTSAGTDEAALFWGLNYYNTMLVHADEKDPGSVTTDVLMNKDLESFTLSNGWAFPRRIYFNGDNCQMPMPDEFPALPNSGLRPSNFQHILFLIIFLIFHGV, encoded by the exons ATGATGCTGCTTCTCATTTACTTAAAGGTTCTTGTGTTGATAGTGTTGTTGGTAAATACTTGGAATGTTGCAG ATTGTTATGACCCACTTGATCCAAATGGGAACATCAGCATCACAATTGATATCTATCAGTGGACTCCAGACGGTTATCAG GCCAGGGTAACTATACAGAACTACTACCAGTATCGCCATGTAGAGAAGCCAGGCTGGGCTCTTGGATGGAGATGGATCAATAAGGAGGTGATCTGGTCAATGACCGGTGCGATCGCCACACACCAAGGCGACTGCTCGAACTTTACCACCCGAGTTCCCTACTGCTGCAAGGAAAATCCAGTTCTCATCGATCTCACGCCTGAAGCTCCCCCAGAGACCCGCACTGCAAACTGTTGTCGCAGCGGAGTGCTCACTGCATCAGCCATTGACATGCCTAACTCATTGTCATACTTCGATATGATCATAGGGCATCTAGATGGCAAGCCAAATGTGCAGATACCTCACAACCTCACTCTTCTGGCGCCAAGTATTGGATATACATGTAGCCCCCTGGTGGACTCGACGCCCACAACTGTCATTGTTGATGGTGGCCTAAGAAAAGAGCAGGCTTTCA GAACATGGAAATCAGCATGCACATATTCTTCATTCGTCGCAAAGAAGTCACCGGCATGCTGTGTCTCATTATCAACCTTCTATAATACAAGGATAACCCCGTGTCCGGCCTGCAGCTGCGACTGTGGCACCGTGGGCAATGTCCCACCGCAATGCACTGG CGAGGGATCAGTGAAGCCACCGCTGGAGAGAGATATACAACTTAACCGATACATCGGGTGTACAGATCACATGTGCGCGGTTCGTGTTCATTGGCATGTGAAGTCTAACTACAAAGGACATTGGAGAGTTAAGGTGACAGTATCAAACTATGATTTTGTAAACAACCACTCCAATTGGAACCTGGTGATCCAGCACCCCAGTTTCAACCAGTCTCTACAAACTTTTAGCTTCAACTATACGAAACTCCCAACATCGGCTGGAACAG ATGAGGCAGCTTTGTTCTGGGGCCTGAATTATTACAACACAATGTTAGTGCATGCCGATGAGAAGGATCCAGGTTCAGTCACAACTGACGTGCTGATGAACAAGGACTTAGAATCGTTCACTCTGAGCAATGGATGGGCTTTCCCACGGAGAATATACTTCAACGGTGATAACTGCCAAATGCCGATGCCTGATGAATTCCCAGCACTTCCCAATTCAGGTCTTAGGCCATCTAACTTCCAACACATTCTCTTTTTGATCATCTTCCTTATTTTCCATGGTGTTTAA
- the LOC120271661 gene encoding uncharacterized protein LOC120271661 yields MDVDVDCLTISDVTIGDRWNETQLEHVFGTNFNVQELTSSSIDPNSCNHWIWNPHTRHHKISAFVYKHLNQNLTQSESWPGWQLLWKLNIAPRTKHFLWTVFHGRLSTSNFLFQLRLGPNNTCALCGLFPETIDHLFCQCIIAKHVWNYLSLKINTYIHFPIGFAVGSWLTDGNLSKHCASIIAATAWLIWKSHCDVIFRNAIINIPAIACRALSHVQEYTASNRCLAGHKLILNNFSCANELFLFSHSSPNPGCCAIAMIDSLMDELSALDVALHSVLDNRLNIKHIFVNTTTTLSILNHPNPVTTWRFNSQIANIRSLLEELGSSIHCTPKTWMLPAVNLATHGVNSSDINLFLFGRELPH; encoded by the exons ATGGATGTCGATGTTGATTGTCTCACCATCTCTGATGTTACCATTGGCGATCGATGGAATGAGACTCAATTAGAACATGTTTTCGGTACTAATTTTAATGTTCAGGAATTAACTTCCAGTTCCATTGATCCCAACTCCTGCAATCATTGGATTTGGAATCCACATACCAGACATCACAAAATCTCCGCTTTCGTATACAAACATCTGAATCAAAACCTCACTCAATCTGAGTCCTGGCCTGGTTGGCAGCTTCTTTGGAAACTGAATATTGCCCCTCGTACCAAGCATTTCCTTTGGACTGTGTTTCATGGCCGTCTCTCTACCTCTAACTTCTTATTTCAATTGAGACTTGGCCCTAATAATACATGCGCTCTGTGTGGTCTATTCCCTGAAACGATTGATCATCTGTTCTGCCAATGTATTATTGCTAAACATGTTTGGAATTATTTGAGCTTGAAGATCAACACGTACATTCATTTCCCTATTGGATTTGCTGTGGGATCCTGGCTCACTGATGGAAATCTTTCTAAGCACTGTGCATCTATCATTGCAGCAACCGCATGGCTAATTTGGAAATCTCATTGTGACGTCATTTTTCGTAATGCTATCATAAATATACCTGCTATTGCTTGTAGAGCCCTTTCTCATGTGCAGGAATATACCGCTAGTAACAGATGTTTGGCCGGACATAAACTTATCTTGAACAATTTCTCCTGTGCTAATGAGCTATTTTTGTTCTCCCACTCCAGCCCCAACCCAG GTTGCTGCGCTATAGCCATGATCGACTCTTTAATGGATGAGCTCTCTGCCCTTGATGTAGCGCTTCATTCGGTCTTAGACAATCGACTCAATATCAAACATATATTTGTTAACACAACTACAACTCTCAGCATTCTCAACCATCCTAATCCAGTCACCACGTGGAGGTTCAATTCTCAGATTGCCAATATCAGATCACTCTTAGAGGAACTGGGTTCTTCTATTCATTGTACTCCCAAAACTTGGATGCTCCCTGCTGTCAACTTGGCCACTCATGGTGTTAACTCCTCCGATATCAATCTTTTCCTGTTCGGACGAGAACTTCCTCACTAG
- the LOC120272249 gene encoding calcium-dependent protein kinase 28-like: protein MGLCNSTPTKVSGSSGAAATPPTNRDPAKTEEPRDRENGRGKRPTGTIPCGKRTDFGYAKDFQNCYSVGKLLGHGQFGYTFVATDKANGDRVAVKRIDKNKMVLPIAVEDVKREVNILQALKGHENVVNFHNAFEDDTYVYIVMELCEGGELLDRILAKKDSRYSEKDAAIVVRQMLKVAAECHLHGLVHRDMKPENFLFKSTKENSPLKATDFGLSDFIKPGRKFRDIVGSAYYVAPEVLKRKSGPESDVWSIGVITYILLCGRRPFWDRTEDGIFKEVLKNTPDFRRKPWPSISDSAKDFVQKLLVKDPRTRLTAAQALSHPWVREGGNASDIPIDISVLSNIREFVKFSRFKQFALRALATTLDEGELANLRDQFNAIDVDGNGSISLEEMRQALQKDLPWKLKEPRILEILQAIDSNTDGLVDFHEFVAATLQVHQLEEHDTAKWNLRCQAAFQKFDVDNDGFITPEELRMHTGLRGSILPLLEEVDIDKDGKINLSEFRRLLRTASMSNLPSPAGIRNPQKL from the exons ATGGGCTTGTGCAACTCCACCCCTACCAAGGTCAGCGGCTCCAGTGGAGCCGCCGCCACCCCTCCCACCAACCGTGATCCGGCCAAGACAGAGGAGCCCCGTGATCGAGAGAATGGCCGCGGGAAACGCCCCACTGGAACCATTCCCTGCGGAAAGAGGACCGATTTTGGGTACGCAAAGGACTTCCAGAATTGCTATAGTGTTGGGAAGCTCTTGGGGCATGGCCAATTTGGGTATACCTTCGTCGCCACCGATAAGGCCAATGGCGATCGGGTTGCTGTCAAGAGGATCGATAAGAataag aTGGTCCTTCCAATTGCTGTTGAGGATGTTAAGCGAGAAGTAAATATACTTCAAGCCCTAAAAGGTCATGAAAATGTTGTCAACTTCCACAATGCTTTTGAAGATGACACATATGTGTACATTGTTATGGA GTTATGCGAAGGTGGTGAACTGCTGGATCGAATATTAGCCAA AAAAGATAGCCGGTATAGTGAGAAAGATGCTGCTATTGTTGTACGTCAGATGCTTAAAGTTGCAGCTGAATGCCATTTGCATGGTTTGGTACACCGGGATATGAAGCCTGAG aattttcttttcaaatcaacCAAAGAGAATTCACCTCTTAAGGCAACAGACTTTGGCCTCTCTGATTTTATAAAACCAG GAAGGAAATTCCGTGATATCGTTGGCAGTGCCTATTATGTTGCTCCAGAAGTGTTGAAACGGAAATCAGGACCGGAGTCAGATGTTTGGAGCATTGGTGTTATCACCTATATTTTACTTTGTGGAAGACGTCCCTTTTGGGACCGAACTGAGGATGGAATCTTTAAGGAG GTCCTAAAGAATACGCCTGATTTTCGTCGGAAGCCCTGGCCAAGCATAAGTGACAGTGCAAAGGATTTTGTTCAAAAGTTGCTTGTAAAGGATCCTCGAACAAGGCTGACTGCTGCTCAAGCTCTAT CCCACCCCTGGGTCAGAGAAGGAGGAAATGCATCAGATATTCCAATAGATATATCTGTTTTGTCCAACATTCGCGAGTTCGTGAAATTTAGCCGTTTCAAACAATTCGCGCTTAGG GCATTAGCAACTACCCTTGATGAAGGGGAGCTGGCTAATCTTCGTGATCAGTTCAATGCAATTGATGTCGATGGAAATGGTTCAATTAGCCTTGAGGAAATGAGACAG GCTCTTCAGAAAGATCTCCCTTGGAAACTGAAGGAACCGCGTATCTTAGAGATTCTTCAAGCT ATCGACAGTAACACAGATGGATTGGTTGATTTTCACGAGTTTGTTGCGGCAACTTTACAAGTTCATCAGTTGGAGGAACATGACACTGCAAAGTGGAATCTACGTTGTCAAGCTGCTTTTCAGAAATTTGATGTcgataatgatggatttatcACTCCGGAAGAACTAAGAATG CACACAGGGTTGAGGGGATCAATCCTCCCGCTTCTGGAGGAGGTTGACATTGACAAGGATGGTAAGATAAATTTGTCCGAGTTCCGCAGGCTTCTAAGAACCGCAAGCATGAGCAATCTTCCCAGCCCTGCAGGCATCCGAAACCCTCAAAAGCTTTAG